In Aquila chrysaetos chrysaetos chromosome 2, bAquChr1.4, whole genome shotgun sequence, the following are encoded in one genomic region:
- the SPACA1 gene encoding sperm acrosome membrane-associated protein 1: protein MALRAGGAAGRPALLLPLLLLPLLASLAAGAANGGSAEAAEAPGWRGEPGLNATVSTEVEFGVCTVTCGIGIREVLLTSGCPGTEAKCIVRVEECRGPVDCGWGTPISEGLACVKMPCIYIPPENRFKYVWKMLVLNKTAHILPNDSAIMEVCRDTHSVTFQCETQENGNIIASVKYTVYAKTEMQTKKSRRTETGQSRRTTTDAILVFCLATGIIVTVGVIFAVIFMILHWAAVKAIWKSKSGQDNQDKKLANKRSLCNME, encoded by the exons ATGGCgctgcgggcgggcggcgcggcggggcggccggccctcctcctgcccctgctcctgctcccgcTCCTGGCCTCGCTGGCGGCGGGAGCCGCGAACGGCGGCAGCGCGGAGGCGGCGGAGGCCCCGGGCTGGCGGGGCGAGCCGG GTCTGAATGCCACTGTGTCCACGGAAGTAGAATTTGGAGTATGCACAGTTACATGTG GGATTGGCATTCGAGAAGTTCTCTTAACCAGTGGATGCCCTGGGACTGAAGCAAAATGTATTGTCCGTGTGGAGGAATGCCGGGGGCCGGTAGACTGTGGAT GGGGAACACCAATTTCTGAGGGCCTTGCCTGTGTGAAGATGCCTTGTATTTATATACCTCCTGAAAACCGATTTAAATATGTTTGGAAGATGTTAGTTCTAAACAAG ACAGCACACATTCTTCCCAATGATTCAGCTATTATGGAAGTTTGCAGAGATACCCACTCGGTTACTTTCCAGTGTGAAActcaagaaaatggaaatataattGCCTCTGTAAAATACACAGTCTACGCAAAAACTG aaatgcaaacaaaaaagtcaagGAGAACAGAAACAGGGCAATCAAGGAGAACAACGACAGATGCCATTCTGGTCTTTTGCCTGGCAACTGGAATCATTGTGACTGTTGGTGTGATCTTTGCCGTGATCTTTATGATTCTTCACTG GGCTGCTGTAAAAGCTATTTGGAAATCAAAATCCGGGCAAGACAACCAAGACAAGAAGCTGGCAAACAAAAGATCACTGTGTAACATGGAATAA